One window of Enterobacter sp. RHBSTW-00175 genomic DNA carries:
- a CDS encoding cupin domain-containing protein, with protein sequence MIRHLRYLGLFIPLFAFSSWAAEQNTTVHIAPAGSQNAVYGPAENFTGRVRVDPLFKPDNDIRVSGAYVTFEPGARSAWHTHPAGQRLIVTSGVGLTQQEGQPVQIIRTGDVVTCPAGVKHWHGATPDSAMTHLAITGVVDGKSVNWMEKVTDEQYHAH encoded by the coding sequence ATGATCAGACACTTACGTTACCTCGGGCTATTTATTCCCCTCTTTGCGTTTTCATCCTGGGCTGCGGAGCAAAATACCACTGTCCATATCGCCCCCGCAGGAAGCCAGAACGCGGTGTACGGGCCAGCGGAGAACTTTACCGGTCGCGTCCGGGTTGATCCTCTCTTCAAGCCTGATAACGACATCCGTGTTTCCGGGGCTTATGTCACCTTTGAGCCTGGCGCCCGCTCCGCCTGGCATACGCATCCGGCAGGTCAGCGACTGATTGTGACCTCTGGTGTTGGGCTAACCCAACAAGAAGGCCAGCCGGTGCAGATTATCCGCACGGGTGACGTTGTCACTTGCCCGGCAGGTGTAAAACACTGGCACGGGGCCACACCGGATAGCGCGATGACGCATCTGGCAATAACCGGGGTTGTGGATGGCAAAAGCGTTAACTGGATGGAGAAAGTGACAGATGAACAATACCACGCCCATTAA
- a CDS encoding NAD(P)H-binding protein → MTTPENHRVVLLAGATGLVGGHLLQLLLNDPGVIRIHALSRKPLKVSHPKLQVHLVDFASLPQLPHADEAYLALGTTIKVAGSKEAFRAVDFDANLAVAQAAIRAGVRRIGLVSAGGANVKSSMFYTRVKGELEEALRALPLTTLVIARPSLLLDYRSGLGQPVRLGEIISIPIARLLSPVLPGAYKPVRALAVARALTQTVPIKKGMMILSSDQLIELGTGAG, encoded by the coding sequence ATGACAACACCCGAAAATCATCGCGTTGTATTGTTGGCAGGTGCCACAGGCCTTGTAGGTGGACATTTACTTCAGCTCCTGCTGAATGATCCAGGAGTAATCCGCATTCATGCCCTGAGTCGCAAGCCACTCAAAGTCAGCCATCCAAAGTTACAGGTCCATCTGGTTGATTTCGCATCATTGCCACAGCTTCCTCATGCGGATGAAGCCTACCTTGCACTGGGGACAACAATCAAAGTGGCAGGCAGTAAAGAGGCGTTCCGGGCAGTGGATTTTGACGCTAATCTGGCTGTTGCACAGGCCGCTATACGGGCCGGGGTCAGACGTATAGGACTGGTAAGCGCTGGCGGAGCGAACGTGAAGTCGTCTATGTTTTACACCCGCGTTAAAGGTGAACTGGAAGAGGCGCTCAGAGCACTGCCGTTAACCACGCTGGTCATTGCGAGGCCTTCTTTATTGCTCGACTACCGTTCAGGACTGGGGCAGCCGGTTCGCCTGGGTGAAATAATTTCTATACCGATAGCCAGGCTGTTATCTCCCGTTCTTCCCGGAGCTTACAAGCCAGTAAGGGCTCTGGCTGTTGCCCGGGCGCTGACGCAGACGGTCCCTATCAAGAAGGGGATGATGATCCTGTCCTCTGACCAGTTGATAGAGCTGGGAACCGGTGCCGGGTGA
- a CDS encoding AraC family transcriptional regulator → MARNRTFSLNIGWRALLKDAGLTPPDILRKAHLPDDTFSRAESGLDTEEYMRLWHAIETGMNSPAFPLPLVEKVSAEVFDPPLFAALCSTNMMQAVQRLARYKLLIAPMVLETAVDHNGILTVSPRWLSATDIPVSLQVAELAFLLKLARLATREPIRALNVLLPQLPSGAQAGHFTRFFGTGISHGEKPAISFSATDALRPFLTVNEGMWQVFEPELRRRLSQLDVTASTSERVRAVLLELLPGNEATIEKTAERLGMSKRTLQRRLEDEGENFRALINTCRENLARHYLRNTSLPGYEIAFLLGFEDPNSFYRAFMAWTGQTPETVREAMRFN, encoded by the coding sequence ATGGCACGTAACCGTACTTTTTCTCTCAACATCGGCTGGAGAGCATTACTCAAAGACGCCGGGCTTACACCACCAGACATATTGCGAAAAGCACACCTGCCAGACGACACATTCTCCAGGGCCGAAAGCGGCCTTGATACAGAAGAATACATGCGTTTGTGGCATGCGATCGAGACAGGAATGAATAGTCCTGCTTTCCCCCTACCTCTTGTTGAAAAGGTTTCAGCTGAAGTTTTCGATCCACCGCTTTTTGCCGCCTTGTGCAGCACTAATATGATGCAGGCCGTACAGCGACTGGCAAGGTATAAGCTGCTCATTGCCCCAATGGTACTGGAGACGGCAGTCGATCATAACGGCATTCTGACTGTTTCACCGCGCTGGTTGTCAGCCACAGACATCCCTGTATCTTTGCAGGTCGCAGAGCTGGCTTTCTTACTGAAACTGGCACGACTTGCAACACGTGAACCGATCAGGGCATTAAACGTCCTGCTCCCGCAGCTTCCCTCCGGTGCACAGGCTGGTCACTTTACCCGGTTCTTTGGTACCGGCATCTCGCATGGAGAAAAGCCTGCTATCAGCTTTTCCGCCACTGATGCCCTGAGGCCATTTTTAACGGTAAATGAAGGGATGTGGCAGGTATTTGAGCCTGAGCTGCGTCGTCGCCTCAGTCAATTAGATGTAACGGCTTCAACCTCTGAACGTGTGCGTGCGGTACTTCTGGAGTTGCTGCCGGGTAACGAAGCCACTATCGAGAAAACAGCAGAGCGTCTGGGTATGAGTAAGCGAACATTACAGCGCAGACTTGAGGATGAGGGAGAGAATTTTCGCGCTCTCATCAATACCTGCCGCGAAAATCTGGCCCGCCACTATCTGCGCAATACCAGCCTGCCCGGCTACGAAATTGCATTCCTGCTGGGCTTTGAAGATCCGAATTCTTTCTACCGTGCTTTTATGGCCTGGACAGGCCAGACGCCTGAAACAGTCAGAGAAGCCATGCGTTTTAATTAA
- a CDS encoding aldo/keto reductase, whose amino-acid sequence MQKRYLGKSGLEVSALGLGCMGLSHGYGPATDTRQAVELIRAAVERGVTFFDTAEVYGPFLNEEVVGEALKPFRDRVVIATKFGFTFGDDNKQQILNSRPEHIREAVEGSLRRLKTDVIDLLYQHRVDPDVPIEDVAGTVKDLITEGKVKHFGLSEAGAQTIRRAHAVQPVTALQSEYSMWWREPEQEILPLLEELGIGFVPFSPLGKGFLTGSIKPGTTFGKDDYRSTVPRFAEQAIEANEKLVSLLGELAAQKGVTSAQIALAWLLAQKPWIVPIPGTTKLHRLEENLCAADIILSLDDSHQITQALETIKIVGERYSPEHQARVGR is encoded by the coding sequence ATGCAAAAACGTTATCTGGGTAAATCCGGGCTCGAAGTCTCTGCTCTTGGGCTTGGCTGCATGGGCTTAAGCCACGGCTACGGCCCGGCGACCGATACCCGTCAGGCTGTCGAGCTCATTCGCGCTGCGGTCGAACGTGGCGTTACCTTCTTCGATACCGCAGAAGTATACGGCCCCTTTCTTAATGAAGAGGTTGTAGGCGAAGCCTTAAAACCGTTTCGTGACCGCGTGGTCATCGCCACAAAGTTTGGTTTTACCTTCGGTGATGACAACAAGCAGCAGATTTTAAACAGCCGTCCGGAGCATATTCGTGAGGCTGTGGAAGGATCACTTCGCCGTCTTAAAACTGATGTCATTGATCTGCTGTATCAACACCGTGTCGACCCGGATGTGCCCATTGAAGATGTTGCGGGAACAGTGAAAGACCTGATTACTGAAGGCAAAGTTAAGCATTTCGGTCTGTCTGAAGCGGGTGCACAAACCATTCGTCGTGCACATGCGGTACAACCGGTCACAGCCCTGCAAAGCGAATACTCTATGTGGTGGCGCGAGCCTGAACAGGAGATCCTGCCATTGCTGGAGGAACTGGGCATCGGTTTTGTACCTTTCAGCCCATTAGGTAAAGGCTTCCTGACGGGTTCAATTAAGCCAGGAACGACCTTTGGGAAAGATGATTACCGCAGCACCGTGCCGCGTTTCGCCGAACAAGCGATAGAAGCCAATGAAAAGCTGGTCTCGTTGCTGGGTGAACTGGCTGCACAGAAAGGCGTGACGTCCGCGCAAATCGCGCTGGCATGGCTGCTGGCGCAAAAGCCATGGATTGTTCCTATCCCTGGCACCACTAAACTGCACCGGCTGGAGGAAAACCTGTGCGCCGCCGACATCATTCTTTCGCTGGATGATTCTCATCAGATAACCCAGGCACTTGAAACGATTAAAATCGTTGGCGAACGTTACTCTCCTGAGCATCAGGCACGCGTAGGCCGCTAA
- a CDS encoding aldo/keto reductase codes for MQTVKLNNGIEMPLLGFGVFQMSDAAECERAVIDAIDTGYRLIDTAASYQNETQVGNALKQTGIARNELFVTTKLWLQDTNYEGAKAQFDRSLNRLQLDYVDLYLIHQPYGDVHGAWRAMEEFQQAGKIRAIGVSNFQPDRLADLIAFNNVVPAVNQIEVNPFNQQLHAVPWNQSRGIQPEAWAPFAEGKNGLFQHPVLMAIGEKYGKSVGQVVLRWIFQRGIVSLAKSVRKERMEENINILDFELSHDDMLQITALDTATSAFFSHRDPAMVEWLTGRKLDV; via the coding sequence ATGCAAACTGTAAAACTGAACAATGGTATTGAAATGCCCCTGCTGGGCTTTGGTGTGTTTCAAATGTCTGATGCCGCTGAATGCGAAAGAGCCGTTATTGATGCCATCGATACGGGATACCGCCTGATCGATACCGCCGCGTCTTACCAGAATGAAACCCAGGTCGGGAACGCACTGAAACAGACCGGCATTGCCCGTAACGAGCTCTTTGTCACGACCAAACTGTGGTTGCAGGATACGAATTACGAAGGCGCCAAAGCACAATTCGATCGCTCCCTTAATCGGCTGCAACTGGATTACGTTGACCTGTACCTGATTCACCAGCCTTACGGTGATGTTCATGGAGCATGGCGTGCCATGGAAGAATTTCAACAAGCGGGCAAAATTCGCGCGATTGGTGTCAGCAACTTCCAACCTGACAGACTGGCCGATCTTATCGCTTTCAACAACGTTGTCCCTGCGGTAAACCAGATTGAAGTTAACCCCTTCAACCAGCAGTTACATGCGGTTCCATGGAATCAAAGCCGTGGCATTCAGCCGGAAGCCTGGGCACCGTTCGCGGAAGGCAAAAATGGTCTGTTCCAGCATCCCGTGCTAATGGCTATTGGTGAGAAGTACGGCAAAAGCGTGGGTCAGGTTGTACTGCGTTGGATCTTCCAGAGAGGCATTGTTTCACTGGCGAAATCTGTGCGCAAAGAACGCATGGAAGAGAACATCAACATTCTCGATTTTGAACTCAGTCATGACGATATGCTGCAAATTACCGCACTCGATACCGCAACCAGCGCCTTCTTCTCTCACCGCGACCCGGCGATGGTGGAATGGCTGACTGGCCGCAAACTTGATGTTTAA
- a CDS encoding alpha/beta fold hydrolase encodes MKTLLKALSVCVIASGLVAQSVYAEPLVIQEQGSFSAGGTIITAPGKFDAKKPLDSAGQTYHGDHASVFYQIPVNPHKYPIVMLHGAGQFSRTWESTPDGREGFQNIFLRRGFSTYLVDQPRRGSAGRTTVEGTVSPKPDEQLWFNQFRVGVWPEYFKGVQFSHDKEALNQYFRQMTPNTGPFDINVISDAMSAVVDKSGPAILFTHSQGGGPGWYTAMKNDKVKAIVAFEPGSSFVFPEKELPASMPSAFDTLKGEPVPMEQFMALTKIPILIIYGDNIPDKPVAMPAQDSWRVRLAMAREWRDVVNKHGGDVTVTHLPEVGIKGNTHFPFSDLNNVQIADLVSKFLKEKDLQ; translated from the coding sequence TTGAAGACACTTTTAAAAGCACTGTCCGTCTGCGTTATAGCGAGTGGTCTGGTGGCTCAGTCGGTATACGCCGAGCCACTGGTCATTCAGGAACAGGGGAGCTTTTCTGCTGGCGGGACGATCATCACCGCTCCCGGGAAATTTGACGCGAAAAAACCGCTGGACTCTGCTGGTCAAACTTATCACGGCGATCATGCATCGGTGTTCTACCAAATCCCGGTGAATCCGCATAAATACCCTATCGTCATGCTGCACGGTGCAGGCCAGTTCTCTCGTACCTGGGAAAGCACTCCAGATGGTCGCGAAGGATTCCAGAACATATTCCTGCGTCGCGGATTCTCAACTTATCTTGTCGATCAGCCTCGTCGGGGCAGCGCCGGGCGCACGACTGTAGAAGGAACTGTTTCGCCAAAACCGGATGAGCAACTGTGGTTTAATCAGTTCCGCGTTGGCGTGTGGCCAGAGTATTTTAAAGGCGTTCAGTTCTCTCATGACAAAGAAGCGCTGAATCAGTATTTCCGTCAGATGACCCCAAATACCGGGCCGTTTGATATCAATGTTATCTCTGATGCGATGTCCGCCGTCGTGGATAAATCCGGACCGGCGATCCTCTTCACCCACTCTCAGGGCGGCGGACCAGGCTGGTACACGGCGATGAAAAACGACAAGGTCAAAGCCATTGTCGCCTTCGAGCCTGGCAGCAGTTTTGTCTTCCCGGAAAAAGAGCTCCCTGCCTCTATGCCAAGCGCGTTCGACACGCTGAAGGGTGAGCCAGTGCCAATGGAGCAATTTATGGCCCTGACCAAAATCCCGATTCTGATTATTTACGGCGATAACATACCGGATAAACCTGTCGCCATGCCCGCGCAGGACAGCTGGCGCGTAAGACTGGCGATGGCCCGTGAGTGGCGTGACGTGGTGAACAAGCATGGCGGGGATGTCACTGTGACGCATCTGCCTGAAGTGGGAATCAAAGGTAATACCCACTTCCCATTCTCTGATTTAAATAATGTGCAGATTGCTGATTTGGTGAGCAAATTCCTGAAGGAAAAAGATCTGCAGTAG
- a CDS encoding LysR family transcriptional regulator: MLKENFNELQLFLVVARERSFTKAAGKLGVSQSALSHAIKALEERLKIRLLTRTTRSVAPTEAGERIIACLEPRIADLEQELESLVQLNGTASGNIRLSAGEHSARSVVWPKLKPFLREYPEINVELVVDNGFVDIVEGRFDAGIRLGESVDKDMVAVRIGPDMRMAVIGAPSYFAANPVPETPHDLQNHRCINMRLPTAGGLYHWEFEREGKPLRVRVDGQVTFNMQAERIDAALSGFGIACIPEDRVLEYIQSGELIQVLQDWCPSFPGYYLYYPSRKQHPPAFALMIDALRYSE, from the coding sequence ATGCTCAAAGAAAACTTCAACGAACTTCAACTCTTTCTTGTGGTAGCAAGGGAGCGTAGTTTTACGAAAGCCGCGGGCAAACTTGGTGTTTCACAGTCAGCCCTCAGCCATGCGATCAAGGCACTGGAAGAGAGGCTGAAAATCCGCCTTCTGACCCGCACGACCCGAAGCGTTGCCCCAACAGAAGCGGGGGAGCGTATTATTGCCTGCCTTGAACCCCGGATCGCCGATCTTGAACAGGAACTGGAATCACTTGTTCAACTCAATGGCACTGCTTCCGGCAATATCCGTTTATCCGCCGGGGAGCATTCCGCGCGAAGTGTGGTATGGCCGAAGTTAAAACCCTTCCTCAGGGAATATCCGGAAATCAACGTTGAGCTGGTAGTTGATAACGGCTTTGTCGACATTGTTGAAGGGCGCTTTGACGCCGGGATCCGTTTGGGCGAAAGCGTGGATAAGGATATGGTTGCCGTAAGAATTGGGCCAGATATGCGAATGGCAGTGATTGGCGCACCGTCATATTTTGCAGCGAACCCCGTGCCTGAAACGCCTCACGATCTGCAAAATCATCGGTGCATCAATATGCGCCTTCCGACAGCTGGTGGACTTTACCACTGGGAGTTTGAGCGGGAAGGGAAGCCGTTACGGGTCAGAGTTGACGGGCAGGTAACGTTTAATATGCAGGCAGAAAGGATCGATGCCGCGTTATCCGGTTTTGGTATCGCTTGTATCCCTGAGGATAGGGTGCTGGAGTATATACAGTCAGGCGAGCTTATTCAGGTTCTCCAGGACTGGTGTCCCTCTTTCCCCGGATATTATCTTTACTACCCGAGCCGTAAGCAGCATCCGCCCGCTTTTGCGCTGATGATCGATGCGCTTCGCTACTCGGAATAA
- a CDS encoding flavodoxin, with product MEHDPNRRMLITALAGLTLANVSLATAATGNANVQGKSRILVAYFSRSGNTRVIAGVIHRSLNTDLFEIEPATPYPEDYFRTVEQAKNERERGVKPALKNSVADISRYETLYLGFPVWGTSVPPVVQTFLSSHNLAGKLLIPFITHGGYGKGDSDDILASLAPTARREKPLIIECDQERRTTETVTRWLETIRS from the coding sequence ATGGAGCATGATCCCAACCGCAGAATGTTGATAACAGCCCTTGCCGGGCTGACGCTGGCGAACGTCTCCCTGGCGACAGCTGCCACCGGAAATGCAAATGTGCAGGGTAAGAGTCGAATTCTGGTAGCGTATTTTTCTCGCAGCGGAAATACACGGGTGATTGCGGGCGTCATTCACCGCAGCCTGAATACCGATCTGTTTGAAATCGAACCGGCTACACCTTATCCGGAAGATTATTTTCGGACCGTTGAACAGGCGAAAAATGAGCGTGAGCGAGGAGTAAAACCCGCATTAAAAAATAGCGTCGCAGATATCTCACGCTATGAAACCCTGTATTTAGGTTTTCCTGTCTGGGGGACCAGCGTGCCGCCCGTAGTGCAAACGTTTCTTAGCAGCCACAACCTTGCGGGCAAATTACTCATCCCTTTCATTACTCACGGTGGCTACGGTAAAGGAGACAGCGACGACATCCTTGCCAGCCTCGCCCCAACTGCGCGCCGGGAAAAACCGCTGATCATTGAATGTGATCAGGAGCGAAGAACGACAGAAACGGTCACCCGTTGGTTAGAGACAATACGCAGCTGA
- a CDS encoding heavy metal sensor histidine kinase has product MPKRSISVHLALMFALSALLIVSVIGILLRSSLHDSLQKQMHNELLFRESLMSPWITARTSAEGWSTLANKFTVLTNSEGERVRYWIVSDNPRFSVGGTPPVGVQWSSLQEGFNKVPGASEGACSLFLLVKTIPANGERPELRYVVAIDSTPYMGTLNAFTRTLLIIAALGVVIVAILGYVVSRIGLRPVGTLSRQAQQLAPGDHGQRLNTCALPQELQQLSSSFNGVLERQEIAWRQLDSFNADVAHELRTPLTNLIGQTQLGLSRRRSQDELEELLGSNLEELERMTSIVNDMLFLSHAHAGEHASQLTKVSLREETLKTAEYVEPSFAEKHLSLDVQGDVTAHIDRRLFHRSLANLLENSTRHSPSNSTVTVRLSEKGHQAWIEVSNPGDPIAPAHLHRLFERFYRVDTSRARSDTHHGLGLSIVRAVAIMHRGDVFARSENGINTFGLTFEKQADKTASNVHSGTDTGPELTDRIVRGVSA; this is encoded by the coding sequence ATGCCTAAGCGTTCCATCTCAGTTCACCTGGCGCTGATGTTTGCTTTATCCGCGCTGCTGATTGTGTCCGTAATCGGTATCCTCCTGAGAAGCTCCTTGCATGATTCTTTGCAAAAGCAGATGCACAACGAGCTGTTGTTCCGGGAATCATTAATGAGCCCGTGGATCACCGCACGAACCTCGGCTGAAGGCTGGTCTACGCTTGCCAATAAATTCACCGTATTAACCAATTCTGAAGGTGAGCGCGTTCGCTACTGGATCGTGAGCGATAACCCGCGCTTTAGCGTAGGAGGAACGCCACCAGTAGGCGTTCAGTGGTCTTCTTTGCAGGAAGGTTTTAATAAAGTGCCTGGCGCATCGGAAGGCGCATGTTCACTGTTCCTGTTAGTGAAAACTATCCCCGCCAATGGAGAAAGACCCGAGCTGCGCTATGTCGTTGCCATCGACTCAACACCCTACATGGGCACACTGAATGCCTTCACCAGGACGCTGCTTATCATAGCCGCACTGGGCGTCGTTATTGTCGCCATACTGGGCTACGTTGTTTCAAGGATTGGTCTTCGTCCAGTTGGCACCCTCAGTAGACAGGCCCAACAACTCGCTCCGGGGGACCATGGTCAGCGTCTGAATACCTGCGCGTTACCCCAGGAACTCCAGCAACTGTCATCATCATTTAATGGCGTGTTAGAGCGTCAGGAAATTGCCTGGCGTCAGCTCGACAGTTTTAATGCCGATGTTGCTCATGAACTCCGTACCCCGCTGACAAACCTTATCGGCCAGACGCAACTGGGGTTATCACGCCGACGTTCGCAGGATGAGCTGGAAGAGCTATTGGGTTCCAATCTGGAAGAGCTTGAACGCATGACGTCGATCGTTAACGACATGCTGTTCCTGTCTCATGCCCATGCGGGTGAACATGCCTCTCAGCTCACAAAGGTGTCCCTGCGAGAAGAAACCCTGAAAACAGCAGAGTATGTTGAACCTTCATTTGCTGAAAAACACCTCTCTCTGGATGTTCAAGGCGACGTCACCGCGCACATCGACCGACGACTGTTCCACCGCTCACTGGCCAATTTACTGGAAAATAGCACAAGACATTCGCCCTCCAATAGCACGGTTACAGTGCGGTTAAGCGAAAAAGGTCATCAGGCCTGGATAGAAGTTTCGAACCCGGGCGATCCGATAGCGCCAGCGCACTTACACCGGCTTTTCGAACGCTTTTATCGCGTCGACACCTCCCGGGCCAGGAGTGATACCCATCATGGGCTGGGCCTGTCGATCGTACGCGCCGTCGCCATTATGCACCGGGGAGATGTCTTTGCGCGCAGTGAGAATGGCATCAATACATTTGGCCTTACCTTTGAGAAACAAGCGGATAAAACAGCGAGCAATGTTCACTCCGGCACTGATACGGGACCAGAGTTAACTGACAGAATTGTCAGGGGGGTGTCAGCCTGA
- a CDS encoding carboxymuconolactone decarboxylase family protein, with protein MNNTTPIKALTAGVLLTFGFGLTAHAAPANTGASEMNHEQTVSETLSARQQAIPLIAASMASSQMDKLNKVLNQGLDAGLTINETKEILVQLYAYTGFPRSLNALSELMKVVEARKQRGIEDVEGKEPAAPIPVGDELRRIGTANQTKISGAPVQGPLFDFAPVINQFLQTHLFGDIFARDNLDWQSRELATVGALAATPGVESQLLSHTRASMRVGLTAAQLRQLAEVLREHGEKDAATRAEKALQQALANH; from the coding sequence ATGAACAATACCACGCCCATTAAGGCATTAACGGCAGGGGTGCTGCTGACCTTCGGTTTTGGTCTTACGGCACATGCTGCACCCGCCAATACAGGAGCTTCAGAAATGAACCATGAACAAACAGTTTCAGAAACACTGTCAGCCCGCCAGCAGGCCATCCCGTTGATTGCGGCATCGATGGCCAGCAGTCAGATGGATAAGCTGAATAAGGTCCTTAATCAGGGACTTGATGCCGGGCTCACGATAAACGAAACCAAAGAGATACTCGTCCAGCTTTATGCCTACACGGGATTCCCCCGGAGCCTGAACGCGCTAAGCGAACTGATGAAGGTCGTCGAAGCACGTAAGCAACGTGGCATTGAAGACGTTGAAGGAAAAGAACCCGCCGCCCCGATCCCTGTCGGGGATGAACTTCGCCGTATCGGTACCGCAAATCAGACGAAAATCTCAGGTGCCCCGGTTCAGGGGCCGCTGTTTGATTTTGCACCGGTCATTAACCAATTCTTGCAAACGCATTTGTTCGGCGACATTTTTGCCCGCGATAACCTCGACTGGCAAAGCCGGGAGCTGGCAACGGTTGGCGCATTAGCAGCCACGCCGGGCGTTGAATCACAACTGCTGTCACATACGCGAGCAAGTATGCGGGTTGGGCTAACGGCAGCGCAGCTTCGCCAGCTGGCAGAGGTTCTGCGTGAACATGGCGAAAAAGATGCAGCGACACGAGCTGAAAAAGCGCTGCAACAGGCGCTTGCAAACCATTAG
- a CDS encoding heavy metal response regulator transcription factor produces MRLLLVEDEEKTSTYLNRALSESGFTVDVSADGAEGLHYALEFDYDAIILDVMLPGMDGYRVLEGVRAAKQTPVLMLSARGSVDERVKGLRLGADDYLPKPFSLIELVARIQALVRRRSMDGADITQLQIHDLHLDLLARRVFRAGTRLELTAKEFSLLSLLARHQGEILSKMMIAEQIWDMNFDSDANVVEVAIKRLRAKVDAPFDVKLLHTVRGMGYVLEVRSE; encoded by the coding sequence ATGCGCCTGTTGTTAGTCGAAGATGAAGAAAAAACGTCAACCTATCTCAACCGTGCGTTGAGCGAGTCCGGTTTTACGGTAGATGTCTCTGCAGATGGCGCTGAAGGTCTTCATTACGCGCTGGAGTTCGACTACGACGCGATAATCCTGGATGTGATGTTGCCGGGGATGGATGGCTACCGGGTACTTGAGGGGGTGCGAGCGGCTAAACAGACACCGGTGCTGATGCTCTCGGCTCGCGGATCGGTCGATGAGCGCGTCAAAGGGCTGCGTCTTGGCGCGGATGATTATCTCCCCAAGCCCTTCTCTCTTATTGAACTGGTGGCACGTATTCAGGCCCTGGTGCGTCGCCGCTCGATGGATGGTGCAGACATCACCCAACTGCAAATTCACGATCTGCATCTCGACTTACTGGCTCGCCGCGTTTTTCGCGCCGGAACACGGCTGGAGCTGACCGCGAAAGAGTTTTCCCTGTTGAGCCTTCTGGCCCGGCATCAGGGGGAGATCCTGTCAAAGATGATGATTGCTGAACAGATATGGGACATGAATTTTGACAGCGATGCCAATGTGGTTGAAGTCGCCATTAAACGACTTCGTGCAAAAGTGGATGCCCCGTTCGACGTCAAACTGTTACATACCGTTCGTGGCATGGGTTATGTCCTCGAAGTCCGTTCTGAATAA
- a CDS encoding oxidoreductase produces the protein MFTQEKKTALVTGASSGMGKSIARRLIQDGYQVYVAARTVEKMADLARLGAQPLRMDISVDEQIVSGVNTILAETGGVDVLVNNAGFGLYGPVEEIGIDEARYQFEVNLFGAARLTQLLLPAMRDRRSGHIVNITSMGGKMYSILGAWYHATKHALEGWSDCLRLEVAGFGIKVVIVEPGVIETGFGDAASDTIVKRSASGPYGHLVKMVAMSIKKTYGQGTGSSPEVIAEVVSRAVKSSNPRTRYAAGKFAKMLILMRVWLGDRIFDRIILSQTR, from the coding sequence ATGTTTACTCAGGAAAAGAAAACCGCGCTGGTCACCGGCGCATCGTCCGGGATGGGCAAGTCCATTGCCCGCCGTCTAATACAGGATGGTTATCAGGTTTACGTTGCCGCTCGCACTGTCGAAAAGATGGCTGACCTTGCCAGGCTTGGAGCACAGCCTCTACGGATGGATATTTCTGTCGATGAGCAGATTGTCTCCGGCGTAAATACCATTCTGGCTGAGACTGGCGGTGTCGATGTCCTGGTCAATAACGCAGGTTTTGGTCTCTACGGCCCGGTAGAAGAGATCGGGATTGACGAAGCCCGCTATCAGTTTGAGGTCAATCTGTTTGGTGCCGCGCGGCTGACGCAGTTGCTGCTCCCTGCGATGAGGGACAGACGCTCCGGACACATTGTCAATATCACCTCCATGGGCGGAAAGATGTACAGCATTCTGGGGGCCTGGTACCATGCAACCAAACATGCACTGGAAGGCTGGTCAGACTGCCTCAGGCTGGAAGTTGCCGGATTCGGGATTAAAGTGGTGATCGTTGAACCGGGCGTGATAGAGACAGGCTTCGGCGACGCCGCCAGTGACACCATTGTCAAACGTTCGGCCAGTGGTCCGTATGGTCACCTGGTGAAAATGGTGGCCATGTCGATAAAAAAAACGTACGGGCAGGGCACAGGCAGCTCACCTGAGGTTATTGCGGAAGTGGTATCCCGTGCAGTGAAAAGCAGTAACCCGCGTACACGGTATGCGGCCGGTAAGTTTGCAAAGATGCTCATCCTCATGCGCGTCTGGCTGGGCGATCGTATATTCGACCGAATTATTCTCAGCCAGACCCGCTGA